A window from Vulcanimicrobium alpinum encodes these proteins:
- a CDS encoding RNA recognition motif domain-containing protein: protein MRSSAEVRLLVRNIAKGVSSTEIAELFAPFGCDPERIALPRDRRTRRRKGIAYVIVANGRLAAAAIEALQHAVLAEKTVTVEIADERPPKPPRGRRFSAPR from the coding sequence ATGCGCTCGAGCGCCGAGGTCCGACTGCTGGTCCGCAACATCGCCAAGGGCGTCTCGTCGACGGAGATCGCGGAACTGTTCGCGCCGTTCGGCTGCGATCCCGAACGCATCGCGCTCCCGCGCGACCGCCGCACGCGGCGCCGCAAGGGGATCGCCTACGTTATCGTGGCCAACGGGCGCCTCGCCGCGGCGGCGATCGAAGCCCTGCAGCACGCGGTCCTCGCCGAGAAGACCGTCACCGTCGAAATCGCCGACGAACGACCGCCCAAACCGCCGCGCGGCCGCCGCTTCTCGGCGCCCCGCTGA
- a CDS encoding ArnT family glycosyltransferase produces MRSVPARAALLGALFAALVTLPGLGIGTLWDNSETAYGEVAREILLTHDWVVMHLNGQPWFVQPPLYFWIAAALAKAFGVTAFALRLPSALATIAMGGAVGYATARIAGGRAGMVAAIVLSTSLMQAIVGRLAIMDALLDFAIAAAVLWWYRAFEPSGSVHRRDTAFVCGALALAVGTLAKGPVAPVIAVLVIGAWAWWERRAGRIAAPSLRAAIVALIAYVAVTLPWFVALGARVGPGAIGELIGHYTVGRYTGVIENQRGPFWYYVPVVILGFFPWIAFVPAALAAALREARRPDGAFARFALAWTIVPFVFFSFASTKLPNYVALMLPALAILVALWFERVRAGADHRAALVSAATIPVFIGCVGVAMAIFSHTNKLDVDLPALMPPLLFLGVAMLIGSLLTVTAVARPSTAAWSPYVLAVTSGALVLFIAIVAEPIAEPLKPIPPIARTIDVQRRARDIVGVHGVSGGNALVFYTAPPVLDVARNADFVAAICPGGAAWVVASPVEAERLATIARARGRTAEITDAAPPAHPKAALIHVYGAPCRT; encoded by the coding sequence ATGCGATCCGTCCCCGCGCGCGCGGCACTCCTCGGTGCGCTCTTCGCCGCGCTCGTTACCCTGCCGGGGCTCGGAATCGGGACGCTGTGGGACAACAGCGAGACGGCATACGGGGAAGTCGCGCGCGAGATCCTGCTGACGCACGATTGGGTCGTCATGCACCTCAACGGTCAGCCGTGGTTCGTCCAGCCGCCGCTCTACTTCTGGATCGCAGCGGCGCTGGCGAAAGCGTTCGGCGTCACCGCGTTTGCCCTGCGGCTGCCGAGCGCGCTGGCGACGATCGCGATGGGCGGTGCGGTCGGCTACGCCACCGCGCGCATCGCCGGCGGCCGGGCGGGGATGGTCGCGGCGATCGTGCTCTCGACCAGTCTCATGCAGGCGATCGTCGGCCGGCTCGCGATCATGGACGCGCTGCTCGACTTCGCGATCGCGGCGGCCGTGCTGTGGTGGTACCGTGCCTTCGAGCCCTCGGGGAGCGTGCATCGCCGCGATACCGCGTTCGTCTGCGGTGCGCTCGCGCTCGCGGTGGGGACGCTCGCGAAGGGTCCGGTTGCGCCGGTGATCGCGGTGCTGGTGATCGGTGCGTGGGCGTGGTGGGAACGGCGCGCGGGCAGGATCGCCGCGCCGAGCCTGCGCGCCGCGATCGTCGCGCTGATCGCCTACGTCGCCGTCACGCTGCCGTGGTTCGTCGCGCTCGGTGCGCGCGTCGGCCCCGGCGCGATCGGCGAATTGATCGGACATTACACGGTCGGACGCTACACCGGCGTGATCGAAAACCAGCGCGGTCCGTTCTGGTATTACGTCCCGGTCGTGATCCTCGGATTCTTTCCGTGGATCGCGTTCGTTCCGGCGGCGCTCGCCGCGGCGCTGCGCGAAGCGCGCCGTCCCGACGGCGCGTTCGCGCGGTTCGCGCTCGCGTGGACGATCGTCCCGTTCGTCTTCTTCAGTTTCGCGAGCACGAAGCTGCCGAACTACGTTGCGCTGATGCTGCCCGCGCTCGCGATCCTCGTCGCGCTGTGGTTCGAACGCGTGCGCGCCGGCGCCGATCATCGCGCCGCGCTCGTCTCCGCCGCGACGATCCCCGTCTTCATCGGCTGCGTCGGCGTCGCGATGGCGATCTTCTCGCACACCAACAAACTCGACGTCGATCTGCCCGCGCTGATGCCGCCGCTCCTGTTTCTCGGCGTCGCGATGCTGATCGGATCGCTGCTCACCGTGACCGCGGTCGCGCGCCCGTCGACGGCGGCGTGGTCGCCGTACGTGCTGGCGGTGACCAGCGGTGCGCTGGTGCTGTTCATCGCGATCGTCGCCGAGCCTATCGCCGAACCGCTCAAACCGATCCCGCCGATCGCCCGCACGATCGACGTGCAGCGCCGCGCCCGCGACATCGTCGGCGTGCACGGCGTCAGCGGCGGGAACGCGCTGGTGTTCTACACCGCGCCGCCGGTGCTCGACGTCGCGCGCAACGCCGACTTCGTCGCCGCGATCTGCCCCGGCGGCGCGGCGTGGGTCGTCGCCAGCCCCGTCGAAGCGGAACGGCTCGCGACGATTGCCCGGGCGCGCGGCCGCACCGCCGAGATCACCGACGCCGCGCCGCCGGCGCACCCGAAAGCCGCGCTGATCCACGTCTACGGCGCACCCTGCCGCACCTGA
- a CDS encoding MFS transporter: protein MFLIGATLVGGVNAALAVVTLHQRGIANAALLFTAVAATTFCLRYPAGRMVDRFGPRLVAIPTAAFHLAGSALAATAHSDAIVVISGICSGCAWSAMVPVGIALLFERSSRSTRGAAMGAYNLAFAIGSVGGRFSRRSPRRYASATRRRSSSRGWGRRLRCRGCSRTDREECGRERSGRASID from the coding sequence ATGTTCCTGATCGGCGCGACGTTGGTCGGCGGCGTCAACGCCGCGCTCGCGGTCGTCACGCTGCACCAGCGTGGGATCGCCAACGCCGCGCTGCTGTTCACGGCGGTCGCCGCGACGACGTTTTGCCTGCGCTATCCCGCCGGACGGATGGTCGACCGCTTCGGACCGCGGCTCGTCGCGATCCCCACCGCGGCGTTTCACCTCGCGGGGTCGGCGCTGGCCGCGACGGCGCACAGCGATGCGATCGTCGTGATCTCCGGAATCTGCTCCGGGTGCGCGTGGTCGGCGATGGTCCCGGTCGGGATCGCGTTGCTGTTTGAGCGGAGTTCGCGCTCGACGCGCGGTGCGGCCATGGGCGCTTACAACCTCGCCTTCGCGATCGGCAGCGTCGGCGGGCGCTTCTCGCGACGATCACCTCGGCGCTACGCTTCGGCTACGCGCCGGCGGTCCTCGTCGCGGGGCTGGGGCCGGCGCTTGCGCTGCCGTGGGTGTTCGCGAACCGATCGGGAAGAGTGCGGACGTGAACGATCAGGACGTGCATCAATCGATTGA
- a CDS encoding cytochrome b N-terminal domain-containing protein, whose amino-acid sequence MLTWLDQRTGIVTATKDFLTEDVPGGASYWYAFGSATVFAMILQIATGIFLCFYYAPSTATAWESTKYLIEKVPAGHFVLSLHYWGASAMIAFMAMHLLQVLLWGAYKKPRELQWIVGVLLFIITLVLGLTGYLLPWDLNALLASRVAINISGNAPILGPAVLSFLQDGSGIGTLTINRFFGIHVWLMPALLVLLVGAHLAIFRWNGPAGPPIDEAPKLKPGRFWPDQMFMDTVVSFAMFVIIVALATFSPVPLDDKADPNNAQFVPYPAWYFLALYALLDIVGGFPPALVQTATLVATIVGPTLLIVLLIALPFIDRNPSRRLSRRPWVLGLTGVTMAGAIFFSWFGQNNVVQQQLAHNLIGPNAAQAAVTKSSGETGPVGTTGSVGSSAGAGAPAPAAGGGAAAAAGGGGANVYSTNCSGCHGAAGAGQPGVFPPLAGNDMVSGDKVAVIKVLLNGLNNQKIDVKGTAYQGVMPAWKGQLTNKQIADVITYIRTSWGNKGTPVTEAEVAAQAK is encoded by the coding sequence ATGCTGACTTGGCTCGACCAGCGCACCGGGATCGTCACCGCCACCAAAGATTTCCTGACCGAAGACGTTCCCGGCGGCGCCTCCTACTGGTACGCGTTCGGAAGCGCGACCGTGTTCGCGATGATCCTGCAGATCGCGACCGGGATCTTCCTGTGCTTCTACTACGCGCCGTCGACGGCGACGGCGTGGGAATCGACGAAGTATCTCATCGAGAAGGTCCCCGCGGGCCACTTCGTCCTCTCGCTGCATTACTGGGGCGCCTCGGCGATGATCGCGTTCATGGCGATGCATCTGCTGCAAGTGCTGCTGTGGGGCGCGTACAAGAAGCCGCGCGAACTGCAGTGGATCGTCGGCGTGCTGCTCTTCATCATCACGCTCGTCCTCGGGTTGACCGGCTACCTGCTGCCGTGGGATCTCAACGCGCTGCTCGCATCGCGCGTCGCGATCAACATCTCCGGCAACGCGCCGATCCTCGGACCCGCGGTCCTCTCGTTCCTGCAGGACGGCAGCGGGATCGGGACGCTTACCATCAACCGTTTCTTCGGCATCCACGTGTGGCTGATGCCCGCGCTGCTGGTCCTGCTCGTCGGCGCGCACCTCGCGATCTTCCGCTGGAACGGCCCGGCCGGGCCGCCGATCGACGAAGCGCCGAAGCTCAAGCCCGGCCGCTTCTGGCCGGATCAGATGTTCATGGACACCGTCGTCTCGTTCGCGATGTTCGTGATCATCGTCGCGCTCGCGACGTTCTCGCCGGTCCCGCTCGACGACAAGGCCGATCCGAACAACGCGCAGTTCGTCCCGTATCCGGCGTGGTATTTCCTCGCGCTCTATGCGCTGCTCGACATCGTCGGCGGCTTCCCGCCGGCGCTCGTGCAGACCGCGACGCTCGTAGCGACGATCGTCGGCCCGACGCTGCTGATCGTCCTGCTGATCGCCCTGCCGTTCATCGACCGCAACCCGTCGCGCCGGCTCTCGCGCCGTCCGTGGGTTCTCGGTCTCACCGGCGTGACGATGGCGGGCGCGATCTTCTTCTCGTGGTTCGGGCAGAACAACGTCGTGCAGCAGCAGCTCGCGCACAACCTCATCGGACCCAACGCCGCGCAGGCCGCGGTCACAAAGTCATCCGGCGAAACGGGCCCCGTCGGGACCACCGGTTCGGTCGGAAGCTCGGCGGGCGCGGGCGCGCCGGCGCCGGCCGCCGGCGGCGGCGCTGCCGCGGCGGCCGGCGGCGGCGGCGCGAACGTATACAGCACCAACTGCTCCGGCTGCCACGGCGCGGCCGGCGCCGGTCAGCCCGGTGTCTTCCCGCCGCTCGCCGGCAACGATATGGTCAGCGGCGACAAGGTCGCGGTCATCAAAGTGCTGCTCAACGGCCTCAACAACCAGAAGATCGACGTGAAGGGCACGGCATATCAAGGCGTGATGCCGGCGTGGAAAGGCCAGCTCACCAACAAGCAGATCGCCGACGTGATCACCTACATCCGCACGTCATGGGGCAACAAAGGCACGCCGGTGACCGAGGCCGAGGTCGCCGCGCAAGCGAAATAA
- a CDS encoding protein adenylyltransferase SelO yields the protein MAIAAQPDRTLEELPFSNSFAALGEPFAERRTPAGLPDARLVAWSPAAAELIALRSSEVERPEFVALVSGNAIVRGMEPVASIYGGHQFGVWAGQLGDGRAILLGETAGPWELQIKGAGMTAFSRGADGRAVIRSTVREFLASEAMDALGVPTTRALAMTAGSEPVLRERVERAATVIRLAPSFLRFGSFEIFHYRDRRAEVRRLADYAVERFFPAAAALDGAARYARFFASVVERTAVLMAHWQAVGFAHGVMNTDNFSILGLTLDYGPYGFIEAYDPGFICNHTDSLGRYAFDRQPTIGLWNCYALAQSLSTLIAEDERTAILATYEPAFWDAYATLLVAKLGLADSVDARRLLPDLLELLAARRVDWTRFWRALSHDDARALALTADDETSRAWFARYAALSAADARGDDLRHAAMRAVNPKYVLRNWVAQQAIEACEAGDDTVVRAVYDVLRAPFDEHPEHAAWAQPAPPEYAHLSVSCSS from the coding sequence ATGGCCATCGCCGCACAGCCGGATCGTACTCTCGAAGAGCTTCCGTTCTCCAACAGCTTCGCGGCGCTCGGCGAACCGTTTGCGGAGCGGCGAACGCCGGCCGGGCTCCCCGACGCCCGCCTGGTCGCCTGGAGCCCAGCCGCGGCGGAGCTGATCGCGCTGCGCTCGAGCGAGGTCGAGCGGCCGGAGTTCGTCGCGCTCGTTAGCGGGAACGCGATCGTGCGCGGGATGGAACCGGTCGCCTCGATCTACGGCGGCCACCAATTCGGCGTGTGGGCCGGTCAGCTCGGCGACGGCCGTGCGATCCTGCTCGGCGAGACCGCCGGACCGTGGGAACTGCAGATCAAGGGCGCGGGGATGACTGCGTTCTCGCGTGGTGCCGACGGCCGCGCCGTCATCCGCTCCACCGTCCGCGAGTTTCTCGCCAGCGAAGCGATGGACGCGCTGGGCGTGCCGACGACGCGCGCGCTCGCGATGACGGCGGGGAGCGAACCGGTGCTGCGTGAGCGCGTCGAACGCGCCGCGACGGTGATCCGGCTCGCGCCATCGTTCCTGCGCTTCGGCTCGTTCGAGATCTTTCACTACCGCGACCGCCGCGCGGAGGTCCGGCGGCTGGCCGACTACGCGGTCGAGCGCTTCTTCCCCGCCGCCGCCGCGCTCGACGGCGCCGCGCGTTATGCGCGCTTCTTCGCATCGGTCGTCGAACGCACGGCCGTGCTGATGGCGCATTGGCAGGCGGTCGGATTCGCGCACGGCGTGATGAACACCGACAACTTCTCGATCCTCGGATTGACCCTCGACTACGGTCCGTACGGCTTCATCGAAGCGTACGATCCGGGCTTCATCTGCAATCACACCGATTCGCTCGGCCGTTACGCGTTCGACCGGCAGCCGACGATCGGGCTGTGGAACTGCTACGCGCTCGCGCAGTCGCTCTCGACGCTGATCGCCGAGGACGAACGCACCGCGATCCTCGCGACGTACGAACCGGCGTTCTGGGACGCGTACGCGACGCTGCTCGTCGCGAAACTCGGCCTCGCCGATTCCGTCGACGCGCGCCGTCTGCTCCCCGATCTGCTCGAACTGCTCGCCGCGCGGCGCGTCGACTGGACCCGCTTCTGGCGCGCGCTCTCGCACGACGACGCGCGCGCGCTCGCGCTGACCGCCGACGATGAGACCTCACGCGCGTGGTTCGCACGCTACGCGGCACTCTCCGCGGCCGACGCGCGCGGCGACGATCTCCGGCACGCCGCGATGCGCGCGGTGAACCCGAAGTACGTCCTGCGGAATTGGGTCGCCCAGCAGGCGATCGAAGCCTGCGAAGCCGGCGACGATACGGTCGTGCGCGCGGTCTACGACGTCCTGCGCGCGCCGTTCGACGAACATCCCGAGCACGCGGCGTGGGCGCAGCCCGCGCCGCCGGAATACGCGCACCTCTCCGTCAGCTGCTCGTCCTGA
- the hemC gene encoding hydroxymethylbilane synthase gives MYPVALSLNGRPVVVAGGGSVAERKVRALLDAGAAVTVVSPALSGGLAALAAAHRIAWQPRRYQRGDLAGALLAFAATDDDAANAAIAHDARDAGILVNDASDAGRGDFATPAVHRAGPLTVTVDSGGLSPSFTKRIRDELALQFDARYARAAATLGALRDRVQIVVPPDRRAAVMRHFAERDVDELAAMPPGAVEHEVERAVDTLAGVVPAETRPLICASRASLLAMTQTRAIMAALAEAGIASTVLNVTTRGDAVQDRSIAAIGTDNVFVKELELALRERRADYAVHSCKDLPSTLADDMTLAAVTKREDARDAYCSERYATFADLPPGARVGTSSPRRRAQLRALRPDLVYDDVRGNVDTRLRKLREGEYDAIVLACAGMNRLGLRAAYTVPFPVDQVTPAVAQGALGIETRDGDPLAARLDAVLGDPATSIAVRAERAFLRTLRGGCQAPVGAHATWADGRLQMGGAIAAADGTTVLRSTAAARLALGDVAAAEAVAVGLARELLAAGGTALLGGGPLTGRVVLLPRTQDRPSRIAPALREAGAEVIEAPDSAVARTALEGRVPHVVLFPSSGSVSVITEYLDGLRHDGHRPVIAAMGPSSSETAGAHGWHPDVVAASPEVGAFVQTVMLYLLENGA, from the coding sequence GTGTATCCCGTCGCCCTTTCGCTGAACGGCCGGCCCGTGGTGGTCGCCGGCGGCGGCAGCGTCGCCGAGCGCAAGGTTCGCGCCTTGCTCGACGCCGGCGCCGCCGTCACCGTTGTGAGCCCCGCGCTCAGCGGCGGCCTCGCCGCGCTCGCCGCGGCGCACCGGATCGCGTGGCAGCCGCGGCGGTACCAGCGCGGCGACCTCGCCGGCGCGCTGCTCGCGTTCGCCGCCACCGACGACGACGCGGCGAACGCCGCGATCGCGCACGACGCCCGCGACGCCGGGATCCTCGTGAACGACGCCTCCGACGCCGGCCGAGGGGACTTCGCGACCCCCGCGGTGCACCGCGCCGGCCCGCTGACCGTCACCGTCGACTCAGGCGGGCTCTCGCCGTCCTTCACCAAGCGGATCCGCGACGAGCTCGCCCTGCAGTTCGACGCGCGCTACGCGCGGGCGGCCGCAACGCTGGGCGCGCTGCGGGACCGGGTGCAGATCGTCGTCCCGCCGGACCGGCGGGCAGCGGTGATGCGCCACTTCGCCGAACGCGACGTCGACGAGCTCGCCGCGATGCCGCCGGGCGCCGTCGAACATGAGGTGGAACGCGCCGTGGATACGCTGGCCGGGGTCGTCCCCGCCGAAACTCGCCCGCTGATCTGCGCTTCGCGCGCCAGCCTGCTCGCGATGACGCAGACCCGCGCGATCATGGCCGCGCTCGCCGAGGCCGGGATCGCGTCGACGGTGCTCAACGTCACCACGCGCGGCGACGCCGTGCAGGACCGCTCGATCGCGGCGATCGGCACCGACAACGTCTTCGTCAAAGAACTCGAGCTGGCGCTGCGCGAACGCCGGGCCGACTACGCGGTCCACTCGTGCAAAGATCTGCCGAGCACGCTCGCCGACGACATGACGCTGGCGGCGGTGACCAAGCGCGAGGATGCGCGCGACGCGTACTGCAGCGAACGCTACGCGACGTTCGCCGACCTTCCGCCCGGCGCGCGGGTCGGCACGTCGTCGCCGCGCCGGCGCGCGCAGCTGCGCGCGCTGCGCCCCGACCTCGTCTACGACGACGTCCGCGGCAACGTCGACACGCGCCTGCGCAAGCTGCGCGAGGGCGAGTACGACGCGATCGTGCTGGCCTGCGCCGGAATGAACCGTCTCGGCCTGCGGGCCGCGTACACCGTCCCGTTCCCGGTCGACCAGGTCACGCCGGCGGTCGCACAAGGGGCGCTCGGGATCGAGACCCGCGACGGCGATCCGCTCGCCGCCCGTCTCGATGCCGTCCTCGGCGATCCCGCGACCTCGATCGCGGTCCGGGCCGAGCGCGCGTTCCTGCGGACCCTCCGCGGCGGGTGTCAGGCACCGGTCGGCGCCCACGCGACCTGGGCCGACGGGCGCCTGCAGATGGGCGGCGCGATCGCCGCCGCCGACGGAACGACCGTCCTGCGCAGCACCGCCGCCGCGCGCCTCGCCCTCGGCGACGTTGCGGCTGCCGAAGCGGTCGCCGTGGGGCTCGCGCGCGAACTTCTGGCCGCCGGCGGGACGGCGCTGCTCGGCGGCGGACCGCTGACGGGACGCGTCGTGCTGCTCCCGCGGACCCAGGACCGGCCGAGCCGGATCGCGCCGGCGCTGCGCGAGGCCGGCGCCGAGGTAATCGAAGCGCCCGACAGCGCGGTCGCCAGAACGGCCCTGGAAGGGCGGGTCCCGCACGTCGTGCTATTCCCCTCGTCGGGCTCCGTGAGTGTCATCACGGAGTACCTCGACGGCCTGCGGCACGATGGACACCGGCCGGTGATCGCCGCGATGGGACCGTCATCGTCGGAGACCGCCGGGGCGCACGGCTGGCACCCGGACGTCGTCGCAGCCTCTCCGGAGGTCGGCGCGTTCGTACAGACCGTGATGCTCTACTTGCTGGAGAACGGGGCATGA
- a CDS encoding DUF2630 family protein, with protein sequence MNDQDVHQSIEKLVAEEHALLEKGGAITDDERKRLGAINVQLDRMWDLLRQRRAREEFGQDPNSAHERSADTVEKYLQ encoded by the coding sequence GTGAACGATCAGGACGTGCATCAATCGATTGAAAAGCTGGTCGCCGAAGAGCACGCGCTGCTCGAGAAGGGCGGCGCCATCACCGACGACGAGCGCAAGCGGCTCGGCGCGATCAACGTGCAGCTCGACCGCATGTGGGATCTGCTGCGCCAGCGGCGCGCGCGCGAAGAGTTCGGCCAGGACCCCAACAGCGCGCACGAGCGCAGCGCCGACACCGTCGAGAAGTATCTGCAGTAA
- a CDS encoding ubiquinol-cytochrome c reductase iron-sulfur subunit, protein MAHAEAYKEPGTPEEQSRRTFMANAVIALGGVIGISLTIPLVASLIPAADATNDQWSGLTPEQANALKKATADAPVKVTFNVHETNGYFGAADNEQFVWAVRASDDELKKARPELFDGSAKLPYDAVNMGFVVFSPLCPHLGCRYAWIAAQKKFICPCHGSVYSVLGTHEAGPALRGLDPLPLREYQGKVQVTWIEYAPNMPAHVVLKVG, encoded by the coding sequence ATGGCTCACGCAGAGGCGTACAAAGAACCGGGGACGCCCGAAGAACAAAGCCGGCGCACCTTCATGGCGAACGCCGTGATCGCGCTGGGCGGCGTGATCGGTATCAGCCTCACGATCCCGCTCGTCGCTTCGCTGATCCCCGCGGCCGACGCGACCAACGATCAGTGGTCGGGTCTGACGCCGGAGCAGGCGAACGCGCTGAAAAAAGCCACCGCCGACGCGCCGGTCAAGGTCACGTTCAACGTCCACGAAACGAACGGCTACTTCGGCGCCGCCGACAACGAGCAGTTCGTCTGGGCGGTGCGCGCGAGCGACGACGAGCTGAAGAAGGCGCGGCCGGAACTCTTCGACGGTTCCGCCAAGCTGCCGTACGACGCGGTCAACATGGGCTTCGTCGTCTTCAGCCCGCTCTGCCCGCATCTCGGCTGCCGCTACGCCTGGATCGCCGCGCAGAAAAAATTCATCTGCCCCTGCCACGGTTCGGTGTACAGCGTGCTCGGAACGCACGAAGCCGGCCCCGCGCTGCGCGGCCTCGATCCGCTGCCGCTGCGGGAGTATCAAGGCAAAGTCCAAGTGACCTGGATCGAGTACGCCCCGAACATGCCCGCTCACGTCGTCTTGAAGGTCGGATAA
- a CDS encoding c-type cytochrome gives MRPFFLGFLIALALVALAAFGAVQTGAVPARGDEKPGALEKWAAHTSLNATIAREAPKPPYPYGPPTGADFVHAANLYVQNCAVCHGTANSTPTAIARGFSIEPPQFGKHGVADDPEGETYWKIEHGIRFTGMPAYNQSLDEKSIWQLTYFMKHLPELPANARAIWEDPSLAASATPGPVPSPGAEGGHDHGASPLPSGGPT, from the coding sequence ATGCGGCCATTCTTCCTTGGTTTTCTCATCGCACTCGCGCTCGTCGCGCTCGCGGCCTTCGGCGCGGTACAGACCGGCGCAGTCCCCGCGCGCGGCGACGAAAAGCCCGGCGCGCTCGAGAAGTGGGCGGCGCACACCTCGCTCAACGCGACAATAGCGCGCGAAGCGCCGAAGCCGCCGTACCCCTACGGTCCGCCCACCGGCGCCGACTTCGTCCATGCGGCGAACCTCTACGTGCAGAACTGCGCCGTCTGCCACGGGACCGCGAACAGCACGCCGACCGCGATCGCGCGCGGCTTTTCGATCGAGCCGCCGCAGTTCGGCAAGCACGGTGTCGCCGACGATCCCGAAGGCGAAACGTACTGGAAGATCGAGCACGGGATCCGCTTCACCGGGATGCCCGCGTACAATCAGTCGCTCGACGAGAAATCGATCTGGCAGCTGACATACTTCATGAAGCATCTTCCCGAATTGCCCGCAAACGCCAGGGCGATCTGGGAGGATCCGTCGCTCGCCGCCTCTGCGACGCCCGGACCCGTGCCTTCGCCCGGCGCAGAGGGCGGCCACGACCATGGGGCATCACCGCTGCCGTCGGGCGGTCCAACGTGA